Genomic DNA from Paenibacillus sp. MBLB1832:
TGCGAAAATTCAATGAAACTCCCGTATACGAGGTGAAATTCAGATTCCCTTTCGCATTGTTATACGCAATATTCGTGCTCTCCGCTCGAACGCCTGGATTACTATTGCTGGCGAAGCCATACGCACCATTGCCGAAAGCGATGCTGTTTCGGATAATATGAGGCACGTGAATACCTTCACCGCCAAGTTTAAAACCATTTTTATCCCCGGCACCTACAGCTCCTGAAGTCAATGTACCATTGTTATACGCAATACTGTCTTCGATAATGACAGGCCCGATCGCGCCTGTGCCTACCTTCGTATAAAGATCCCAGCCGTCATCGATATTGTTATGCGCAATATCGCCTCGGAAGATATTCCCTGTACCTGAGGTCAGCTTTGCTGCAAAGCCATCCGCGTTATTGTTCGCAGGATCTGCATTATCATAGGATTCACAATTGAGAATGAGATTGTTCGAAGGCCACAGCTCTCGGCTTGCTGTTTCATCCGTACGGCTGATTTGCAGCCCGGTGTCGCCATTTGCATAGAATCGGCTGCCCTCTACGATATTGTTGCTGCCACCAATCGTAAAGCCTTTCGTGTTTCCAGCTGTCCGAGTAAAGTCGATGCCTTTCAAATGCCAGTAGCTGCCGCTTAATACAACACCTTCCGATTTCTTGTCAAAATCGATAATGGGCTTCGCACCCGGTGCTGCGACCAGGTACTTTCTGGCGGACGCCGTACCGTCGTGGCCTTTTGGTATGTTAATTTTGGCCTCACGTATGTATCGACCATCGAGTAGAATGACTTTTTGGCCTGGTCTGACATAAGCCACAGCCGTATCCAGATCTAACGGATGGTCGATCGTCCCATCACCGCCATCATTCTTCTTCGCTCTCGGAGACACATAGATGTCCCCGCCATCCACGTAGATTTTCATATCAACGTTGTGATTTAAAACAATTTGATTATAGGACGTGAGATATTGCGTATCGTCTGGCACGAAAGCTGCGCTAAAATTGGTATACGTATTCGCTGTTACCGTCGTGTTCAAGGTGAGCGGGACACCTTTCACCACTGCTGCATTTTGCAATAAATAACTGTTTCCTTGCTTAATCGTAACCGTACCGTTCACATTCGATTTTAGCCCCAACGAGTAAGCAGAATCTGAAGTCTGTGTAAGTCCAGTTAAGCTTACATCTGGCGTCAACGGTGTCGGATCAGGTACTGTCATCGGTTTATCTGTTTGCGCTGCACTCAACTTCATGTTGATATCACTGACTTCAATCGTTGCTAGACGAGCTACATAGAAGCCCACGTACATGTTATCTTGATCTTGAACCTTTAGGATGTCAGGAGCATAGAAGCTCGCCGCCACCCCACTCGCTCCACGATCTAAACGACCAGAGAAGCCATTATTTGTTTTGCTCAGCGTAAGTTTATAATCGACAGTTGGGTAGGTCGTGCTTTCTGTTGGTTTAACGGGCTCCAGCATCTTGCTTTGAACACCCAAGCTGCCCGCCCCACTTGGCGATGTAACCCCTGTTCTCATGAACAATTGGGTTCCGTTCTGCTTCGTTGTCGCACCGCTATAGCCGCCAATGGCTGCAAAATTGGAGCCCGACACACTGGAATCACCAGCAGTACCAATCGAGTCTCTAGCCATAATCCCGAAGGACTCCTGACCGTCATGAGGATCCTTTGCGTAAGCAGTAACTTTGATATGAGCGGATAATTCGAAATTATCCATCGTCGGATCCAGTTCCGTATAATAGAACATGAGGCCGTCCTGATCACCCGTCACCTTGCCTCCGCCTTCTAAAGCAGTAAGCTGAACAACGCTGCCATCTTCACTGACATTGATTTTATTCGATGCAGCCGATGTGGACTGACCGAATCGAATCGATTTCCACACCACATTTCTAGGCTCCGTTACCGTAACGAGAAGAACAGTTGGCGGGATGGACGTGTCTAATGGCTTGATCTGAAGGGCATACACACCCGCCTGCGTTTTATCGTATGCTGTGGCAATGACTTCATATTGACGGGACGCTAGCAGCTCTCTTTTGCCATTATCATAGACCTTCGACACGCTCAAGCCTGTCATATCCAAGTCTTGCCCTTTCACATACGTTGTTCTCGGATAGTCCGTGACTTCGACTCCGGTCACAACAGGCTGATTAACAGTTATGGTGAAAGATTTCGTTGCCGCACCTTTATAGGTGGATACCGTAAGTGTCTTAGTACCTGTCGTGCTCATATCAGCGGGAGTCACATTGATGTTAAATTCGTTGCGCAGCAGTTTCACTTCCGAGTTATCACTAAAATGCGCATACACCGCAATTCCTGCTTGATCAAATGTGTCCCCTATAAAATAAGACGTCTTCGCGGGATTTGCCTTAATAATTAAGTCGGTCATTTGCGCATTTTTAACATTAATGTCGAAGGTTGTGTACGTTGTGGCAGTAACCGTAGACCAGACCGTTACCGTTTTCGTTCCTGGTGTGATCAGCTTATAGGCAGCATTGGTTACCGTTGCATCACCTGAGGGGATAGAAGTCATATACTGACTGCTCTCCAGCGTCGACCAATCACCAATACCATTGTATTGGCCGCGCACGGTCAGCCCTTGCGGATCAAAATACTCCCCAAGATAATAGTCCATTTTGGCAGGTAAATAGGTAATGCCCATCCCCGTTACAACTAAAGGCTTGAAATGAATAGGAAACGAAGCCGTTTTCCCGTTAAAATTAACCGTTAACGTACGATCTACTGCTGTTTTGTTATCAAATCCAGAAACAATATAGTCATTGGGAGTAAGCTCATCCTCATGACCATCCTGGTACACCGCCGTAACTTTTAAACCTGTTAGATCCATGCTCTCACTGACGAAATAGTCGTTTTTCACGGAGGAGGTGTCTAGTCTTAACTGGCTAGGTACTCTTTCATCTTTATGGAAGGAGATGTCGGAGAACGTTACGACTGTATTTCTAGCGGCGTAGAGCCCCGCGTAGGCGAGGGAGCCAGTGAAATTGTCGATGATCGCCGTTTCGTTGCCGATTTGCACCTTATACACAC
This window encodes:
- a CDS encoding S-layer homology domain-containing protein; this translates as MEKIKRFITLIMAICLVAAMLPTAARAANPTWVSIPDTSPWKGSVFGDVGGAGNLTTTNFGITENANGSVDLRVEKDKGKISTGSSAIEGMAYYFRDIQPGDNFEFSAKAKVNAWAVSTTSSLTQISFGIMLRQNILDNAYQSGFTGDYVAVGALDQKMEAFYKQGTFNATTNPVKKITTFTAPLPAKDNEYQLSIKKSGSVYKVQIGNETAIIDNFTGSLAYAGLYAARNTVVTFSDISFHKDERVPSQLRLDTSSVKNDYFVSESMDLTGLKVTAVYQDGHEDELTPNDYIVSGFDNKTAVDRTLTVNFNGKTASFPIHFKPLVVTGMGITYLPAKMDYYLGEYFDPQGLTVRGQYNGIGDWSTLESSQYMTSIPSGDATVTNAAYKLITPGTKTVTVWSTVTATTYTTFDINVKNAQMTDLIIKANPAKTSYFIGDTFDQAGIAVYAHFSDNSEVKLLRNEFNINVTPADMSTTGTKTLTVSTYKGAATKSFTITVNQPVVTGVEVTDYPRTTYVKGQDLDMTGLSVSKVYDNGKRELLASRQYEVIATAYDKTQAGVYALQIKPLDTSIPPTVLLVTVTEPRNVVWKSIRFGQSTSAASNKINVSEDGSVVQLTALEGGGKVTGDQDGLMFYYTELDPTMDNFELSAHIKVTAYAKDPHDGQESFGIMARDSIGTAGDSSVSGSNFAAIGGYSGATTKQNGTQLFMRTGVTSPSGAGSLGVQSKMLEPVKPTESTTYPTVDYKLTLSKTNNGFSGRLDRGASGVAASFYAPDILKVQDQDNMYVGFYVARLATIEVSDINMKLSAAQTDKPMTVPDPTPLTPDVSLTGLTQTSDSAYSLGLKSNVNGTVTIKQGNSYLLQNAAVVKGVPLTLNTTVTANTYTNFSAAFVPDDTQYLTSYNQIVLNHNVDMKIYVDGGDIYVSPRAKKNDGGDGTIDHPLDLDTAVAYVRPGQKVILLDGRYIREAKINIPKGHDGTASARKYLVAAPGAKPIIDFDKKSEGVVLSGSYWHLKGIDFTRTAGNTKGFTIGGSNNIVEGSRFYANGDTGLQISRTDETASRELWPSNNLILNCESYDNADPANNNADGFAAKLTSGTGNIFRGDIAHNNIDDGWDLYTKVGTGAIGPVIIEDSIAYNNGTLTSGAVGAGDKNGFKLGGEGIHVPHIIRNSIAFGNGAYGFASNSNPGVRAESTNIAYNNAKGNLNFTSYTGVSLNFRIDGFISYQTSVTAKDNYPAELNSTSNYFWDGSKSINILGMRLTDGNFGSLVPVLPFQRDAAGDIVKGNFLSFIAPVVPSNPVVILPSDPVKLIQHGVEIISNPTNETVDGKLFSTVTISEEDLEKALSLLRSQSADKQTIVIDVKSTETAAQFVLPAGALQTDTANQSNAALSMRANGVAYNLPISVLNLPDLAQSLATDVSDMTLRIIIEQGSVESETAIRANLGERGMTLLGHTLEFTVVAEGNGKQIAVNDFGSTYVTRSVTVDGLLDAAQFTAVWIHPDTGEIIFVPATFSTNQGQTTVTMMRPGNSLYAVVQSARTFADVKTHWSKSDVELLASKGVIQGTSADAFSPDASITRAEFAALLIRALGLNVDGASATAKFTDVAAGSWYAGSVGAAAKAGLINGYEDATFRPNAQITREQMAVMMMRAMTFAGTSVESDLKGLVSFADADQVSTWSREAVSQAIHAGIVKGVTDTTFHPAADATRAEAAVMLKRFLQAVHFINE